Proteins encoded in a region of the Prunus persica cultivar Lovell chromosome G4, Prunus_persica_NCBIv2, whole genome shotgun sequence genome:
- the LOC18780096 gene encoding DDT domain-containing protein DDB_G0282237 isoform X2 → MPLFKRKTFPLAELPNDLEPHELVYQVRFTEEIFRGYDEYLNRINLYRQRVWMCKVSGKTNLTYEEALLSEERATEKVHQFPKELMEPALQIIQYSMLSLKDLSDMVAEKLQERLYVGAEIYGRKDDDMYPCIVSKIIEDDVGKIEYEVAWLDKNKEVIETSVINREDVIQKKLPFSRKFLKSFIRESTYRSAPWVLHDKLAQSYGISKNVPENLRSKVSFKDGLLVCNKRRKNGEEAKHDLENFKRKKVDGSEGDEPVEEPIKYPIDDLLVQPDADDPVFTDRPSPSRDFNVPMECVGDLLMVWDFCSSFGRLLHLWPFSLEDFENAICHKKGNLVLLVETHSALLRLLIKDNGEYFSAVRERNRKLKITLITWTEFLCDFLEMINIPELCAYVATIKRGHYGLLDAHAKLGIFQELVNHALETNIVREKLDKFVEQRQALGATRREEALEEARKKRKEKERLRAESDVDQVMDLESKGSASENGNHIRQNGDIVKKRNGEIRSSRQDSASEKSGSKQVDAAPKKMARKQKVEVKVPTANGNGKDLSEKEALERSRDDRKEVVGQSSKERRREYYEREIEKRFIRTNSLGKDRNHNRYWWFQRDGRIFVESSDSKQWGYYSSKEELYLLTGSLNCKGERERALKKQLEKFISRICLEIEKRSKDLAQRVALEEAVLRRSSRVRAPPRKNPANAFLEYVNKWKED, encoded by the exons ATGCCTCTATTCAAAAGAAAGACTTTTCCTTTGGCTGAACTTCCTAATGATTTGGAACCTCATGAGCTTGTATACCAAGTTCGATTTACAGAGGAGATATTTCGGGGCTACGA TGAATATTTGAACCGGATAAATTTATATCGCCAGAGAGTTTGGATGTGTAAAGTCTCTGGAAAGACTAACTTGACCTATGAAGAGGCTTTGCTGTCAGAAGAGCGGGCTACTGAGAAGGTTCATCAGTTCCCGAAAGAGCTAATGGAACCTGCCCTGCAGATTATTCAATACA GTATGCTTTCATTGAAAGACCTTTCTGACATGGTAGCTGAGAAGTTGCAGGAACGGTTATATGTGGGTGCTGAAATATATGGAAGGAAGGATGATGATATGTATCCATGCATAGTATCGAAGATTATTGAAGATGATGTTGGAAAAATTGAATATGAGGTAGCTTGGCtcgacaaaaataaagaagttaTAGAAACTTCGGTAATAAATAGGGAAGATGTGATACAAAAGAAGCTGCCATTTAGTAGAAAATTTTTGAAGTCTTTTATTCGGGAATCTACATACCGTAGTGCTCCTTGGGTGCTTCATGATAAACTTGCACAAAGTTATGGAATATCAAAAAATGTTCCAGAGAACTTAAGAAGCAAAGTTTCTTTCAAGGATGGATTACTAGTCTGCAataagagaaggaaaaatggGGAG GAAGCAAAACATGaccttgaaaattttaaaaggaaaaaagttgACGGTTCAG AAGGTGATGAACCAGTGGAAGAACCTATCAAATATCCAATTGATGACCTGTTAGTGCAGCCAGATGCAGATGATCCAGTTTTCACAGATCGCCCTTCTCCATCAAGGGACTTCAATGTTCCAATGGAATGTGTTGGTGATCTTTTAATGGTTTGggatttttgttcttcttttggtAGGCTGTTGCACTTATGGCCATTCTCTCTTGAAGATTTTGAAAATGCTATCTGCCACAAGAAGGGCAATTTGGTTCTTCTTGTGGAAACTCATTCGGCTCTTCTTCGGTTGCTCATAAAAGACAATGGTGAATATTTTTCAGCTGTGCGGGAAAGAAATCGAAAATTAAAG attACCCTAATCACTTGGACAGAGTTTTTGTGCGATTTTTTAGAAATGATCAACATTCCTGAATTATGTGCTTACGTAGCAACTATCAAGCGGGGGCACTATGGCCTTTTAGATGCTCATGCTAAATTGGGAATCTTCCAAGAATTGGTTAATCATGCACTTGAAACAAATATTGTTAGGGAAAAATTGGATAAGTTTGTTGAGCAGAGGCAGGCTCTTGGAGCCACAAGAAGGGAGGAAGCATTGGAGGAAgccagaaagaaaagaaaagagaaagaacgtTTGAGGGCAGAGTCTGATGTCGATCAAGTAATGGATTTGGAGAGTAAAGGAAGTGCATCTGAAAATGGTAATCATATAAGACAGAATGGAGACAtagtaaagaaaagaaatggtgAGATCCGATCATCTAGACAGGATAGTGCATCGGAAAAAAG TGGGAGCAAGCAAGTGGACGCTGCACCAAAGAAAATGGCCAGGAAACAGAAAGTGGAAGTGAAAGTCCCAACAGCCAATGGCAATGGGAAGGATTTATCTGAGAAGGAAGCACTGGAACGGTCAAGGGATGATAGAAAGGAAGTCGTCGGACAGAGCAGCAAAGAACGAAGG AGGGAGTATTATGAACGGGAGATCGAGAAGCGGTTTATACGTACCAATTCCTTAGGTAAAGACAGAAATCATAACAGATATTGGTGGTTCCAGCGTGATGGCAGAATATTTGTTGAGAGTTCTGACTCCAAGCAGTGGGGGTATTACAGTAGCAAGGAAGAG CTCTATCTGTTGACCGGCTCACTAAATTGCAAGGGTGAGAGGGAGAGGGCACTTAAAAAGCAGCTGGAAAAATTTATTAGCAGAATATG CCTGGAAATCGAAAAGAGATCAAAGGACTTAGCTCAAAGGGTTGCATTGGAGGAGGCAGTGCTCCGAAGATCTTCTCGCGTACGAGCTCCACCAAGGAAAAATCCTGCCAATGCTTTCCTTGAGTATGTTAACAAGTGGAAGGAAGACTAA
- the LOC18780096 gene encoding DDT domain-containing protein DDB_G0282237 isoform X1 — MPLFKRKTFPLAELPNDLEPHELVYQVRFTEEIFRGYDEYLNRINLYRQRVWMCKVSGKTNLTYEEALLSEERATEKVHQFPKELMEPALQIIQYSMLSLKDLSDMVAEKLQERLYVGAEIYGRKDDDMYPCIVSKIIEDDVGKIEYEVAWLDKNKEVIETSVINREDVIQKKLPFSRKFLKSFIRESTYRSAPWVLHDKLAQSYGISKNVPENLRSKVSFKDGLLVCNKRRKNGEEAKHDLENFKRKKVDGSGTESNIVEEGDEPVEEPIKYPIDDLLVQPDADDPVFTDRPSPSRDFNVPMECVGDLLMVWDFCSSFGRLLHLWPFSLEDFENAICHKKGNLVLLVETHSALLRLLIKDNGEYFSAVRERNRKLKITLITWTEFLCDFLEMINIPELCAYVATIKRGHYGLLDAHAKLGIFQELVNHALETNIVREKLDKFVEQRQALGATRREEALEEARKKRKEKERLRAESDVDQVMDLESKGSASENGNHIRQNGDIVKKRNGEIRSSRQDSASEKSGSKQVDAAPKKMARKQKVEVKVPTANGNGKDLSEKEALERSRDDRKEVVGQSSKERRREYYEREIEKRFIRTNSLGKDRNHNRYWWFQRDGRIFVESSDSKQWGYYSSKEELYLLTGSLNCKGERERALKKQLEKFISRICLEIEKRSKDLAQRVALEEAVLRRSSRVRAPPRKNPANAFLEYVNKWKED; from the exons ATGCCTCTATTCAAAAGAAAGACTTTTCCTTTGGCTGAACTTCCTAATGATTTGGAACCTCATGAGCTTGTATACCAAGTTCGATTTACAGAGGAGATATTTCGGGGCTACGA TGAATATTTGAACCGGATAAATTTATATCGCCAGAGAGTTTGGATGTGTAAAGTCTCTGGAAAGACTAACTTGACCTATGAAGAGGCTTTGCTGTCAGAAGAGCGGGCTACTGAGAAGGTTCATCAGTTCCCGAAAGAGCTAATGGAACCTGCCCTGCAGATTATTCAATACA GTATGCTTTCATTGAAAGACCTTTCTGACATGGTAGCTGAGAAGTTGCAGGAACGGTTATATGTGGGTGCTGAAATATATGGAAGGAAGGATGATGATATGTATCCATGCATAGTATCGAAGATTATTGAAGATGATGTTGGAAAAATTGAATATGAGGTAGCTTGGCtcgacaaaaataaagaagttaTAGAAACTTCGGTAATAAATAGGGAAGATGTGATACAAAAGAAGCTGCCATTTAGTAGAAAATTTTTGAAGTCTTTTATTCGGGAATCTACATACCGTAGTGCTCCTTGGGTGCTTCATGATAAACTTGCACAAAGTTATGGAATATCAAAAAATGTTCCAGAGAACTTAAGAAGCAAAGTTTCTTTCAAGGATGGATTACTAGTCTGCAataagagaaggaaaaatggGGAG GAAGCAAAACATGaccttgaaaattttaaaaggaaaaaagttgACGGTTCAGGTACGGAAAGTAACATTGTGGAAG AAGGTGATGAACCAGTGGAAGAACCTATCAAATATCCAATTGATGACCTGTTAGTGCAGCCAGATGCAGATGATCCAGTTTTCACAGATCGCCCTTCTCCATCAAGGGACTTCAATGTTCCAATGGAATGTGTTGGTGATCTTTTAATGGTTTGggatttttgttcttcttttggtAGGCTGTTGCACTTATGGCCATTCTCTCTTGAAGATTTTGAAAATGCTATCTGCCACAAGAAGGGCAATTTGGTTCTTCTTGTGGAAACTCATTCGGCTCTTCTTCGGTTGCTCATAAAAGACAATGGTGAATATTTTTCAGCTGTGCGGGAAAGAAATCGAAAATTAAAG attACCCTAATCACTTGGACAGAGTTTTTGTGCGATTTTTTAGAAATGATCAACATTCCTGAATTATGTGCTTACGTAGCAACTATCAAGCGGGGGCACTATGGCCTTTTAGATGCTCATGCTAAATTGGGAATCTTCCAAGAATTGGTTAATCATGCACTTGAAACAAATATTGTTAGGGAAAAATTGGATAAGTTTGTTGAGCAGAGGCAGGCTCTTGGAGCCACAAGAAGGGAGGAAGCATTGGAGGAAgccagaaagaaaagaaaagagaaagaacgtTTGAGGGCAGAGTCTGATGTCGATCAAGTAATGGATTTGGAGAGTAAAGGAAGTGCATCTGAAAATGGTAATCATATAAGACAGAATGGAGACAtagtaaagaaaagaaatggtgAGATCCGATCATCTAGACAGGATAGTGCATCGGAAAAAAG TGGGAGCAAGCAAGTGGACGCTGCACCAAAGAAAATGGCCAGGAAACAGAAAGTGGAAGTGAAAGTCCCAACAGCCAATGGCAATGGGAAGGATTTATCTGAGAAGGAAGCACTGGAACGGTCAAGGGATGATAGAAAGGAAGTCGTCGGACAGAGCAGCAAAGAACGAAGG AGGGAGTATTATGAACGGGAGATCGAGAAGCGGTTTATACGTACCAATTCCTTAGGTAAAGACAGAAATCATAACAGATATTGGTGGTTCCAGCGTGATGGCAGAATATTTGTTGAGAGTTCTGACTCCAAGCAGTGGGGGTATTACAGTAGCAAGGAAGAG CTCTATCTGTTGACCGGCTCACTAAATTGCAAGGGTGAGAGGGAGAGGGCACTTAAAAAGCAGCTGGAAAAATTTATTAGCAGAATATG CCTGGAAATCGAAAAGAGATCAAAGGACTTAGCTCAAAGGGTTGCATTGGAGGAGGCAGTGCTCCGAAGATCTTCTCGCGTACGAGCTCCACCAAGGAAAAATCCTGCCAATGCTTTCCTTGAGTATGTTAACAAGTGGAAGGAAGACTAA